AAGAGCTGCTGGATCACCTTGGTGGGGTTAGGGCCCCTGAAAGAAGGTGGAGAAATGCTTAGGCACAAATGTACTTAAAGTTTTATCCAGAAACCACtgcctttaaaaataatttctaagaaaaaaaaggtggggACACAACTTATAAGACTTATTTTAAATGCAGTACAGAGTGCGGACAGAAAAGCAGGTTTGGTGTAGGGAGGGAGTGGGTTGACTCAAAGCCTGGCCTCTGCAGTGTACTTTGGCTTATGGGTCATCTGCTCAACCAGTGGAAATACAGTGAGTTGGTTGATTAGTAACATGTTGATTCGAGACACGATGAGTCTTTCAGAAACTTGCAAAGAAACCACTAAACATACAATTATAGACCAACTAGCATATGACACTTATCTTTTATCAAGTAtgactttttttaattgttctgCAAAGATATTAAGGTTAACAGACAAATGAAAAAGTGTACATTTAAAGTAGTGATCACCCAATTTTTCTTTACCATGTTTATATGTAACAGGAGacttattctattctgtacataCAGTAACAGGATATAAACAGTACAGTATGAAAACTGCACAGACCTATTGATTCATGTCAGGTGATGCAATGTGTTATGATCCATGCTCACTGTGTGATTTTTGGTTTGCCTCAGGATTTGTGTGGGTGTATGTGCAGAGAGTGCAGGGATGGAGTCTGCTGATTGGTTCAAGTCTCTGAACTGGACGCCATGATGGACACGACCACCTTAGAGTGTTTTCACACCTgtagttctttctttctttttgtaaacttgtcgtttatttttttcttttattgtctaGTTTGTTTTCACACAGAAAAATTTAACTGTGTTTAGCGAACCAAAACGTGTCCTACGAATCAGCTGAAAATGTTCAGTCTGCTCATAGGTCAGGTGTCTGGGGCAGgagaaacaaaagtaaatacagcAAGAGGGTAGGGCTGTTCGAGATAACGatatgacgatataaaaacgtctatgtTTCATTtcacgctatcgtttgtttcgtggtgtcgcaaaataaactgtttacagcaatattttctcatcgttttgatggtcactgtagtggctatattaatttattaaagttctctctttctcttatatttaatataaccacactaaggatggacaagcgcctgtttttatgtgttgtcaATAGCAACAACGAcagtaaaaccatcgcgtgtctgcttgtttattttccacattaacctttcacaataaagctcaagatcctgttgagacttttcaaaataaacagaatcacATGAAAAAGTATGCACTGAGAACTGAGAATCAGTGGCATTTAAAAGTTGAGCCTGAGGCTTTGAAAACTTCCGTATCTGTCATGCAAATAGTTTTACTAAATACTGATTATACACTGtaaattagagctgggcgatagaacgataacgatatgtatcgcgatataacttttactcgatagagaaattaagctatcgcgatagacctcgccgctcttgtcctcttaaaaaaataaaaaataaaaaaataaaaaataaaaaaggtcagccaatccaaactaagtagcgcagagccgaaccaatcacagccgcagcgtcacgtcgcgtgacttgttacgtacagcacaagtgccaagccgcacgtgtgtttgtttgggaagcagccagcgggtaatggaggaaatgagtgtgccgactagaaaaatcaaccgagcgtgaccgaagagaaaacagatgacggttccaacgccggagagattgtcgaacggaagagccatagaagttccgtagtgtgaaggtatttcggctatttcaagtctgacaaaaaacagagtagcgtgcactgtaaattgtgccgaaagcaagtctggaaatacaataaactggtgcatgcgtcacactgcgccacgttattgtttcggtgaaatgaatttctacaatactgttactgttaattctactctctgcagtgtttaaatgcttacatatacacacagttactgtccgtccacacacacgactctgttctgcttctatgccccagctttgtttactttttcccaccgaggcttctagacttctgattggccaacatttctgcacggttaggaatctagctccacctgctgctttggcatgttcctagcagcgtttttcttcatttctgcctttatgtgtggacgggattattttttaaaacgaaaacggaaaatctccgttttcaaaaatacccgtgtacgtgtggacgtagcctcagtctctgactggaagcgctaattcgtcattcggcttttgtcagactaaagtaactgttaaaactgtttgaaaagctcagctatacaacaaggagagattgagaatttccttttagttctcagtttatttgatattgacaaaagttagtcagttttgtctgttcttctgtaaaacaaactaagatttatttttagaattaatattttgtttctaagtggaattgacaatttagtctgtttcgtttgttctattttgaaacttaaacgctttagcggctgccttttgtgtagtttgcaatatttgcctttatttatctgaaaaagtctcatgttccttaagtacatctaccctgttgaacttattatgggaaataaatatttaaataaaaacaagctgctgattatttcacattttacttgtgagcaacggcacatttaaatcttacaaatatagttatttggcttatatcgtgatagatatcgttatcgcctgaaattaaaaaaacatatcgtgatatgaaaaaaatctcatatcgcccagctctactgtaAATACTGAGCACCTTATTGGAGATTAGTAGGAGTGAGAAGCGCTTCGTGTGAATGCGTTtgtcttgtatttttaaaagctaAGAGTAGCAAGTTATTGTTTGCTGTTAAACATAGAGAGCTAACTGCACAGTACTGCTAAATAAGCCCACCTTAACTAATGTTAGCAGTCACTAAGACCACTGATTCTCCTCATATCACAGATAAATTCATCATTTCTCCTGATCTTCTGTTCCTGGTCTACTTATTAGCCCAATAGGCTATTAAATGTAAGGCTGTGGTCCATGTCTGCAACGTTCACCATATCCACAAAAGTTGAAACTGACAAATCAAGATTTGCAATTTCTCCTGGATGTGCCTTATTCAACCTCACTTCACAGAAACCATCCCTTCAGTCTGTGCAGACGGTGAACATTAGCTTACACTGAACTACTAGGTTTTATTACAAGCTTTAACGCTGCTTAAGCAACATAAAGAGCATGTAAAGGACAAAGACTGACAACAAGCAAGATGaaatacattatattatattttaaacttCATAAATATATGCTTACCTAATGAAGCTAGCAATGTAGACATTAACAAATGTGGCCATGAGGTACTGGCAGTCAAATCTGTCCATAATGCCTCCGTGACCTGGGATGGTGTTTGCAAAATCCTGAAAGATGACATACAAGCTTAAAGCTACAAAAGACATGACattctgtgcgtgtgtgcgttttTAAAAGCCTTGCTTATATGCTCTGTATCTCTTTCAGAGCCTACTCCGTGGTaggttctttctcttttccaaaaATGGCCCAGAACAAAGTGTCACAATGGcttaagaaacacaaacactgcttgATAATCATAGGCCACATCCAACTTATGTGTGGTGAATAGTTTCTGTTGGTCCACATCCATACCTTGATTTTGAAAGCTCTCTTGAAGCCGCTAGCAAAGAAGCCACCAAAGGGTCCCACGATGGAGGCAAAGGAGGAGAGGGCAATGCTGTGGATCTGGAATGGATACAGGCGCACTGTGGTCTGTGGAAACATAGGACACGTTACATCCAATCTTGTTGAAACTCACAACTTGGGCCTGACAGTTTTAATAAGATATTGCCTTGTGTTTGCTCTAGGTGGGTATAAAACTTTGTATACTGTGTTTCAAGCTGTAACAGGCTGTAAGGTTTCCTTTAGCGCTGTTCAATAAAATTCTACAAGCTCTGCATACTTTTAATGTGTTGGTGAGAGGACTGTAAGAAGCCTAAATACTGGCACAGGATGAACCGCAACAAATAGCCACTGAATCTTACCCATCCGGTGACAGACTCCAGCATACTGGGGAGGAAGTAGTCCTGGAGCTGAAACAGCTCTGATGGCTCACAATCCACCTGGAAGCTGTTGGAGTCGTTGTTGAACTCCACCGGACACACAAAGTAGCGATAGCCAGCCATGACGTAGGAGAGCTGTGAAGAGAGCAAAGTTATGCTTCAATCGTGTCACTTGTCACCAACTAACTGGACAGAGATCAGAACTGACTGCTTTCCTGTGTTCTCGGCCCAGCCAGTCAGCCTTCCCACATGACCAATTACAAAGGagtttgtgcatgcatgtgcacaGTGCCGGCACCAGTAACGCATTAATGTGTCATTAGTATGGAAACTAGACGCTGTGACTGGAGACAACAACAGCTACAGCAAACCCAGTATAAAACTACACTTAATACACCCTCACCCAGCTGAACATGggcattttaaaaaagctaCCAAAGCCAAAGAGGCTAAAGCTAAAGATATCCAGAGCTCAGAGCAATCAACCTCAGCGTGAGTCTCAGCCACAAACATTTGTGATGAGTGCATGTTTAACTAAGTTGAGACAAACACATTGTGTTTGAAATGATTTGCTTCAGAGCTCATTACGCCCCGGAAATATGACACATACAGAAACTGAAGTGATGAACAATGATCCCCTCGAGGCCTACAGGTAAACGATGGGGTGGCAGCAGGGTTAGAACCGCAGACACCCACACAAGGAAGCAGTCGCAATGATGTTAGAGTGAGAGCTGAGAAGATGCAGCTTAAACAGGCATCTAAATCAGGAAGGTGCGGCTGGTATATGACATGAGGAGAGTGAGTTTTTCTGCCCTACACAGCTGATTTTACTCCATTTAACCATAATTCATTGTGAGATAAATACCACTTTGCATATTCAAGCAGCTCCTACAGAATGCTACACCGCTAAgagctaaaaggaaaaaaataaataaataaaattcacatCCTACCATGATTCCAAAAACTATGGTGGAGAAGAATCCACCGATGAAGCCCTCCCAAGTCTTCTTAGGCGACAGCTGCAACAGCCAGTATCAAAGAAATCATACACCACCATACAGAGCACAACAGCCTTTAGGTGATTTGCTACATGCATCAATAATTCACAATAAACAttatattaaaaacattaaacatttatgTATTTGCATTCCATGTTTAAGCAGCTTCAAACGTTCAAAATAACCAACCTTGATAAGAGGGGTTCGCCCAAAGAAGAAACCAAACATGTAGGCCATGATGTCATTACAGATCACACAAGAAATGGGCACAATGAACCTGATCACACAAAGAACAGTTTACATGGCAGGTGTATGGATATTTGCAttaaggtgcaaaataactgaatTTTAATTAGATTTAGAGAATTGGATAAGGAGCCTTTAACGTACCAGATCATTCCCTCAAACAGGTTGTGAATGATGAGGTGAGACTGGGTCACAACAATCAGGAGAGTCACATGGGTCCAACCAAACTGTGCAGACGGGCACAAGATCAATGACGTGTAGTTAAATTCATACATTTTTGGACAATGACACAGGCTCTGTAAATTTTGTTTATAATCAGTGTCACGCAGAAGAGTTTTATCTGTATTGATTGTTTAACTAGCGTTTCTCACTTGTTAGTCTATAAGAGCATAACAGGGTACAAATATTTGTTATGTTTTAACCttgttgtgaagcactttgttttaaatgtgctatataaatacagttgtattgtattgtattagtACCTGCTGGTCATGTTTTAGATGGTTTTTACAAGCCTTTgtgttaccaaaaaaaaaacaaaaaaaaaaaactgttactgTGTTTCCATTCGGGTGTTTTTCTTAAGACCACTAGTGTTTCAACATAAACCTGCCCCACTGTAAACACACAGCTGGATCCTTTTACTTTGGTACATCGACAACATTATTTCAACTATGGCTGCccgtccctgagcctggttcttctttctggttcttcctgttaaaagggagtttttccttcccactgtcaccaaaaaagactgttggattttcctctgtatgtattattggagggtctaccttacaatatagagcgccttgaggcgactgttgttgtggtaaaactgaactgaattgaactgtgACAAAGACGTATTCAAGATATATGTTGCGCTAACTGTTgaggaagtctttttttttttttaacataattcaatatttttattgattCAACTGTAACTACAGCTATTCTTTCATTAGCTTAGATTAAGCAGGTCTGGAGATGATTCTACATGTTGGATTTGGCCTCCACAAAATGGAGGTCAAAGTTGCTCTCAATGCAAAGGAAACAACATTTCATAACCTGCCAACAGTAAAACAAATCTGACAGAAATAGCAGGCACATTAGGTATGGCCAAATCAAAGTGGAATGTACTAGTGGGGGGTTTTTTCTGCAGGATCCGTCTCTGACCCAATTTCCCTTTTACTTGAGGGTTTATATTTTAGCTAGCCTCATGAATAAGCCAGTAGCCTTGAGGCAGGATGCACGGAGTATGCAGGGCAGCACTTACCATGTAAAACTGAAGGCGGTAATGTTTCTTCACCAAACTCAGCACAAACATACAGAAACCTGCAACAACAGGACGACTTATTAAGACACACAGACCAACAGCATCTGTAAAGAGGAGGAAACCTCCTTAAGGTCATCTTTGGTCAAACTGATTCAATCTAGCTTGACTTATTTCACAGCATGCCTACTTTAGGATGCagtgaatatttttcttttacgtGACTGAGGAAACGAGAGGATGTTGTAAAGCAAAGAATATCTGAGAAAATGTGGCCTGAACGGAAGTTGACTCAGACATACTGACGCTGTTGGTTTCCTGGACTCTTCAGACTGACAGTAAAGCTTCTTCAAGCAAGACATTAAGATGTACAGGATGACAAAACTCTGCATTAAATGTCACTTCAAATCACGAGCTTCAGAGCATTTGTGCTCAAAGTCATAACGGGCCATTCAATTGCACCTTAAATCTAGTAGGTAAGACAGTCTGGGTGCTTCCTTCCTCCCCACATCCTGTTTGGCATCAGCAAGAAGCTATAGTAGTAATGTATTACTAACTGACAAAGAAGTACAGGAAGTGGAACATCTAAAGTTAGCATAGTAACTGAAACAATAAGCTTTGAACTAACCAACATATAAAACCTTGAGACTCATTTTTCCATCAAAGCATGCCTGTGTGCTTCCACCAATCAGTCAAGTCCTAGTTTACATCACTTGAAACTCAAATAACATAACTGAATAATATGATatgtattaatatataaattcaCTGGTTATAACCAAAAATACCAAATTTGAAGAAACAACCTTGAGAGATATCTGAAATAGaattacaacacacacacacacacacacacacacacacgatgtaGCATTCTAAATATGTACACAGCTTATTGCAACTCAGATTCCTCTTTCATCTCTAATGTATTTATCAAATGCAGTATTCATAActgtttttattctatttttaaaatgagcattttttctatttatataTGTGGGTTTTTCTGTTCGGCATCTGTTGGTGATAGTAAAGGAACAATTTCATTGTACAgggaaacatttttctttactgTGCATACAACAATAAAACTTTGAACAGTTGAATGACTCATGGAAATATTACTGattgtaaatgtattttgttgAGTCAGACTGACCAATCACTGACATCTCTTAAAAGAAATTTGACACTTCTGGTTGCTATGACAATGTAAACTGCATCTAATGTCTGTTTATTGATTGTGCACTTATCTCATGTTCAGCAGTTTGTTTTAgtgtaataaacatttattataaGTCATTACTGAATAACTTGGAAGAATGTTTGTTGTGGGCAGCTGGCATGATGACGTTAACACAGAATCTACAGCAGGACTTTGTGTCTTTCTACCTGTGAGGTAGAGCGCGAAGGAGATGAAGCGGTGGTATTTGCTGAGGATGCGAAGGGGTTCCTCCCTCTGAACCAGTGTGAAGAAATAATCTGTCACGGTCTCACCATAGAAGAAGTAGTtcacacacagcaggaagtACCTGTAATTCAAAGGGTTAGAGTAAATGTACGCAGCTGATGGTGTTGTCACAGCAGCTAATCAGACTCTGAATTCAATATGCCAGCGgggggaaaaacacaaatacaaataaatcaaCAAGGCTGACTAACTTCTCTTCATGAAAACTGCAGACAGCTAAAAGTTTACACCTGTACATGGAGAACAGTGTTCCAAGGAGTTTGAGTTTCCTGGCATAGTGAATATCAGGATTACACTACACTATAAACCACTACTGCTACAAATCAAACAGCACTGATGATTCATTGTAATTCTGCtataatatacagtggggcaaaaaagtatttagtcagccaccgattgtgcaagttcccccacttaaaatgatgacagaggtcagtaatttgcaccagaggtacacttcaactgtgagagacagaatgtgaaaaaaaaaatccatgaattcacatggtaggatttgtaaagaatttattcgtaaatcagggtggaaaataagtatttggtcacctcaaacaaggaaaatctctggctctcacagacctgtaacgtcttctgtaagaagcttttctgtcccccactcgttacctgtatgaatggcacctgtttgaactcatctgtataaaagacacctgtccacagcctcaaacagtcagactccaaactccgccatggccaagaccaaagagctttcgaaggacaccaggaaaagtattgtagacctgcaccagactgggaagagtgaatctacaataggcaagcagctttgtgtgaaaaaatcaactgtgggagcaatcatcagaaaatggaagacatacaagaccactgataatctccctcgatctggggctccacgcaagatctcatcccgtggggtcaaaatgatcatgagaacggtgagcaaagatcccagaaccacacggggggacctggtgaatgacctgcagagagctgggaccaaagtaacaaaggtcaccatcagtaacacactacaacggcagggaatcaaatcccgcagtgccagacgtgttccgctgctgaagccagtgcatgtccaggcccgtctgaagtttgccagagagcacatggatgatacagcagaggattgggagaatgtcatgtggtcagatgaaaccaaagtagaactttttggtataaactcaactcgtcgtgtttggaggaagaagaatactgagttgcatcccaagaacaccatacctactgtgaagcatgggggtggaaacatcatgctatggggctgtttttctgccaaggggacaggacgactgatccgtgttaaggacagaatgaatggggccgtgtatcgtgagattttgagccaaaacctccttc
This genomic stretch from Astatotilapia calliptera chromosome 12, fAstCal1.2, whole genome shotgun sequence harbors:
- the cds2 gene encoding phosphatidate cytidylyltransferase 2, yielding MAELRHRGPKDSDPTFQQQPSEDKGSDNELKAEKEGVSDSESKVDSGVPEVPVPPDDTPEVLNKALSGLSSRWKNWWVRGILTLAMISFFFFIIYLGPMVLMMIVLCVQIKCFQEIITIGYSVYHSYDLPWFRTLSWYFLLCVNYFFYGETVTDYFFTLVQREEPLRILSKYHRFISFALYLTGFCMFVLSLVKKHYRLQFYMFGWTHVTLLIVVTQSHLIIHNLFEGMIWFIVPISCVICNDIMAYMFGFFFGRTPLIKLSPKKTWEGFIGGFFSTIVFGIMLSYVMAGYRYFVCPVEFNNDSNSFQVDCEPSELFQLQDYFLPSMLESVTGWTTVRLYPFQIHSIALSSFASIVGPFGGFFASGFKRAFKIKDFANTIPGHGGIMDRFDCQYLMATFVNVYIASFIRGPNPTKVIQQLLALRPDQQLYIFNSLKAHLTEKGLLPALEEAAAA